A genomic stretch from Deinococcus cellulosilyticus NBRC 106333 = KACC 11606 includes:
- a CDS encoding helix-turn-helix transcriptional regulator — protein MFDSDNAHHKKARKLYEIIEMLRDRPCTSKELSQRLNISQRSVQRCLRDLQDLQIGLRQGKNISGIYTYSLPSNAEQLNEVEALITHNAVRMLYHHATSPNHHYLRVLEKLASKLSEPVRSTLYRSTLNLKQRTSPVPDEGRTLETIARAWFHGRVVQFDYHSPSGPGRQKYELEVYFVEVSRSNLATYVIGYERKYHQKVRTFKLSRMQNATVQPTTYTIPDSFDPREYLSGAWGVIGAHSGTPVQVKLRFDAEATRRLQEGGHPNLTLTHEFADGSSIATIRVGTDSEGFPREILPWVLSWGSKVQVLEPLSLRERCLQEALSMISQIDPGGACSSVQPS, from the coding sequence ATGTTCGACAGTGACAACGCACACCACAAAAAGGCCCGCAAACTCTACGAAATCATCGAGATGCTCAGAGATCGGCCCTGCACTTCAAAGGAACTGTCCCAGCGTCTCAACATCTCCCAGAGAAGCGTGCAGCGTTGTCTGCGTGACCTTCAGGACCTGCAGATCGGACTCAGGCAGGGCAAGAACATTTCCGGAATCTACACCTACTCCCTGCCCAGCAACGCTGAACAACTCAATGAGGTGGAGGCACTCATCACCCACAATGCCGTGCGGATGCTTTACCATCACGCCACCTCGCCCAACCACCACTACCTGCGGGTGCTGGAGAAACTGGCCTCCAAACTCAGTGAGCCTGTCAGAAGCACCCTGTACCGCAGCACACTTAACCTCAAACAGCGCACCAGCCCAGTCCCTGATGAAGGGCGCACCCTGGAAACCATCGCCAGAGCCTGGTTCCATGGCCGGGTGGTGCAGTTTGATTATCACAGCCCTTCAGGGCCTGGACGTCAGAAATACGAACTTGAAGTGTATTTTGTGGAGGTCAGCCGTTCCAACCTCGCCACCTACGTGATTGGTTACGAACGCAAATACCACCAGAAGGTCCGCACGTTCAAGCTTTCCAGGATGCAGAATGCCACGGTGCAGCCCACCACCTACACCATCCCGGACTCTTTTGACCCGCGCGAATACCTCTCTGGTGCCTGGGGGGTCATTGGAGCACACAGCGGAACCCCCGTCCAGGTCAAATTGCGATTTGACGCGGAAGCGACCAGACGCCTGCAGGAAGGAGGGCATCCCAACCTGACCCTCACCCATGAGTTTGCAGATGGGTCCAGCATCGCCACCATCCGGGTCGGCACGGACAGCGAGGGTTTTCCCAGAGAAATTCTGCCCTGGGTGCTGTCCTGGGGCTCCAAAGTGCAGGTGCTCGAACCCCTCTCTTTACGGGAACGCTGTTTGCAGGAAGCCCTCTCGATGATTTCCCAGATCGACCCAGGGGGGGCATGTTCTTCGGTTCAACCTTCCTGA